One genomic region from Anaerolineae bacterium encodes:
- a CDS encoding elongation factor G has translation MKEYTTERIRNIALVSHSGAGKTMLTEAVLHYLGVTTRMGSVQDGTTISDFEDEEKRRQLSLSTAMIPVEYREHKINFLDTPGYTDFVGEVISALYVADGAVVVVDAVAGVEVGTEVAWSYADKFGRARFLLINKMDRENANFQQVLDQAREIFEARFLPLQLPWGAGEGFQGVVDLLTMKAYVGPENAEQDIPAELADAAEEARMELIEAAAEGDDALLEKYLEGEALTAEEIVQGLRGVIAQGDYIPVLVAAGEKKIGLQRLLDLIVDLMPSPADVPPVKAQGPDGEVELKADDAGPLAAYVWKTTADPFVGKITYFKVVSGVLKNDIRVWNANREIEERISNLAVMRGKEQISVPLLHAGDLGTVPKLGETATGDTLCDKGFSVKVSMPEYPTALYRVAVAPQSQADSAKLGPTLSRLAEEDPTLSWYHDGSTKQTILQGMGDQHIDVAIRKARTKFQLNLETEPVKVPYRETITKTGQAQYRHKKQTGGAGQFAEVHMRVEPNPESDYDFAWEVFGGAISSTFQPAIEKGIKGVMKEGVLAGYPVVNVKVAVYDGKEHPVDSKPIAFEIAARECFKLAVQNAGPVLLEPIYNVRIIVPEANMGDVLGDLNTRRARVQGMETEKGRSTITAQVPLAEMLRYTTDLRSLTGGRGVFEMEFSHYEQVPAHLQQEIVEARKRELEESK, from the coding sequence ATGAAAGAGTACACGACGGAACGAATCCGTAACATCGCGTTGGTATCCCACAGTGGCGCTGGGAAAACCATGCTCACCGAGGCCGTGTTGCATTATCTGGGGGTCACCACCCGCATGGGCAGTGTGCAGGACGGGACCACGATATCGGATTTTGAGGACGAGGAGAAGCGGCGTCAGTTGTCCCTCTCCACGGCCATGATCCCGGTGGAGTATCGGGAGCATAAGATCAACTTCCTGGACACGCCGGGGTACACGGACTTTGTGGGCGAGGTGATCTCCGCCCTATATGTGGCCGATGGGGCCGTGGTGGTGGTGGACGCCGTGGCCGGGGTGGAAGTGGGTACCGAAGTGGCCTGGTCCTATGCTGACAAGTTCGGTCGGGCGCGGTTTTTGTTGATCAACAAGATGGATCGGGAGAATGCCAATTTCCAGCAGGTGCTCGACCAGGCCAGGGAGATTTTTGAGGCGCGCTTTCTCCCGCTGCAACTCCCCTGGGGCGCCGGGGAAGGGTTCCAGGGCGTGGTGGACCTGCTCACCATGAAAGCCTATGTGGGCCCGGAGAACGCCGAGCAGGATATCCCCGCGGAGTTGGCCGACGCCGCCGAAGAGGCCCGCATGGAACTCATCGAGGCGGCGGCCGAGGGCGACGACGCCCTGCTGGAAAAATACCTGGAAGGCGAAGCGTTGACGGCCGAGGAAATCGTCCAAGGCCTGCGGGGTGTGATCGCCCAGGGCGACTACATCCCCGTGTTGGTGGCTGCTGGCGAGAAGAAAATCGGCCTGCAGCGGCTCCTGGACCTTATCGTGGATCTGATGCCCTCCCCGGCCGATGTGCCGCCCGTGAAGGCGCAGGGCCCCGACGGCGAAGTGGAACTCAAGGCCGACGACGCCGGTCCGCTGGCCGCTTATGTGTGGAAGACCACCGCTGACCCCTTCGTGGGGAAGATTACCTACTTCAAGGTGGTCTCCGGCGTGCTGAAGAACGACATCCGAGTGTGGAACGCCAACAGGGAGATCGAGGAGCGCATCAGCAACTTGGCTGTGATGCGTGGCAAGGAGCAGATCAGCGTGCCGTTGCTCCACGCGGGCGACTTAGGCACGGTGCCTAAACTGGGCGAGACGGCCACCGGAGATACGCTGTGCGATAAGGGCTTCTCGGTCAAGGTGTCCATGCCCGAATACCCCACGGCTCTTTATCGCGTGGCCGTGGCGCCGCAAAGCCAGGCCGATTCGGCCAAACTGGGCCCCACCCTCAGCCGTCTGGCCGAGGAGGACCCCACCCTCTCCTGGTATCACGATGGTTCGACCAAGCAGACCATCTTGCAGGGGATGGGGGATCAGCACATCGATGTGGCCATCCGCAAGGCGCGCACCAAGTTCCAGTTGAACTTAGAGACCGAGCCGGTCAAGGTGCCCTACCGCGAGACCATCACCAAGACCGGTCAGGCGCAATATCGTCACAAGAAGCAAACTGGTGGCGCGGGCCAGTTCGCCGAGGTGCATATGCGGGTGGAGCCCAATCCCGAAAGCGACTACGATTTCGCCTGGGAAGTGTTCGGCGGTGCCATCTCCTCTACCTTCCAGCCGGCCATTGAAAAGGGCATCAAGGGCGTGATGAAAGAAGGGGTGCTGGCAGGCTACCCGGTGGTCAATGTGAAGGTCGCGGTGTACGACGGCAAGGAGCACCCGGTGGACTCCAAGCCCATCGCCTTTGAAATCGCCGCCCGGGAGTGCTTCAAGTTGGCCGTGCAGAACGCCGGGCCGGTGTTGTTGGAGCCGATTTACAATGTGCGCATCATCGTGCCTGAAGCTAACATGGGCGATGTGCTGGGCGACTTGAACACCCGTCGCGCCCGGGTGCAGGGGATGGAAACTGAAAAGGGCCGCTCCACGATCACCGCCCAGGTGCCTTTGGCTGAGATGTTGCGCTACACCACGGACCTGCGTTCGTTGACGGGCGGTCGGGGCGTGTTTGAGATGGAGTTCTCCCACTACGAGCAGGTGCCGGCTCACCTGCAGCAGGAAATCGTCGAGGCCCGCAAGCGGGAGTTGGAAGAGTCCAAGTAA